One genomic segment of Ferrimonas sp. YFM includes these proteins:
- the lpdA gene encoding dihydrolipoyl dehydrogenase has protein sequence MSNEIKTQVVVLGAGPAGYSAAFRAADLGLETVIVERYSTLGGVCLNVGCIPSKALLHVAKVIDEAKAMADHGISFGEPQIDLDKVRAHKEKVIGQLTGGLSGMAKMRKVKVVNGFGKFTGPNSIAVEGADGTTVVNFDHAIIAAGSRPIELPFIPHEDPRIWDSTDALELKEIPERLLVMGGGIIGLEMGTVYHTLGSKVDVVEMLDQVIPAADKDVVRVFTKRMKNKFDFMLETKVTQVEAKEDGIYVSMEGKKAPAEPQRYDAVLVAIGRTPNGKLIDADKAGVKIDERGFINVDKQMRTNVNHIFAIGDIVGQPMLAHKGVHEGHVAAEVISGKKHYFDPKVIPSIAYTDPEVAWVGLTEKEAKAQNIAYETAVFPWAASGRAIAQDAADGMTKLIFDKETHRVIGGAIVGSNGGELLGEIGLAIEMGCDAEDLALTIHAHPTLHESVGLAAEVYEGSITDLPNPKAKKR, from the coding sequence ATGAGCAACGAGATCAAAACCCAAGTCGTGGTTCTCGGTGCCGGACCTGCCGGTTACTCCGCCGCTTTTCGTGCCGCCGACCTCGGCCTGGAAACCGTTATCGTTGAGCGTTACTCCACCCTGGGTGGTGTGTGCCTGAACGTCGGTTGTATCCCCTCCAAAGCGCTGCTGCACGTTGCCAAGGTGATCGACGAAGCCAAGGCGATGGCGGATCACGGCATCAGCTTCGGTGAGCCCCAGATCGATCTGGACAAGGTACGCGCCCACAAGGAGAAGGTGATTGGCCAACTGACCGGTGGTCTGTCCGGTATGGCCAAGATGCGTAAGGTGAAGGTAGTAAACGGCTTTGGTAAGTTTACCGGCCCCAACTCCATCGCCGTAGAGGGTGCCGACGGCACCACAGTGGTGAACTTTGACCACGCCATCATCGCCGCCGGTTCGCGCCCCATCGAGTTGCCGTTCATCCCCCACGAAGATCCCCGCATCTGGGACTCCACCGACGCCCTGGAGCTGAAAGAGATCCCCGAGCGCCTGCTGGTTATGGGCGGCGGCATCATCGGCCTGGAGATGGGTACCGTATACCATACCCTGGGTTCCAAGGTGGACGTGGTGGAGATGCTGGATCAGGTGATCCCCGCAGCCGATAAGGATGTGGTTCGCGTCTTTACCAAACGGATGAAGAACAAGTTCGACTTCATGCTGGAGACCAAGGTCACCCAGGTGGAAGCCAAGGAAGACGGCATCTACGTCAGCATGGAGGGCAAGAAGGCCCCGGCAGAGCCTCAGCGTTATGACGCGGTCCTGGTGGCCATCGGCCGTACCCCCAACGGCAAACTGATCGACGCCGACAAGGCGGGCGTGAAGATTGACGAGCGCGGCTTCATCAACGTCGACAAGCAGATGCGCACCAACGTCAACCACATCTTCGCCATCGGCGACATCGTCGGCCAGCCGATGCTGGCGCACAAAGGTGTGCATGAAGGCCATGTGGCCGCCGAGGTGATCTCCGGTAAGAAGCACTACTTCGATCCCAAGGTGATCCCCTCCATCGCCTACACCGATCCTGAGGTGGCCTGGGTGGGCCTGACCGAGAAGGAAGCCAAGGCGCAGAACATCGCTTACGAAACTGCGGTCTTCCCCTGGGCTGCCAGTGGCCGAGCCATTGCCCAGGATGCCGCTGACGGCATGACCAAGCTGATCTTCGACAAGGAGACCCACCGGGTGATCGGCGGGGCCATCGTCGGCAGCAACGGCGGCGAACTGCTGGGTGAGATTGGCCTGGCCATCGAGATGGGTTGTGATGCCGAAGATCTGGCGCTGACCATCCATGCCCACCCCACTCTGCACGAGTCTGTGGGCCTGGCCGCCGAGGTGTATGAGGGCAGCATCACTGACCTGCCCAACCCCAAGGCGAAGAAGCGTTAA
- the aceF gene encoding pyruvate dehydrogenase complex dihydrolipoyllysine-residue acetyltransferase, translating into MSQIKEIRLPDVGGDAVEIIELCVAAGDAVEAEGSLITVETDKATMDVPSEDAGTVVELKVQVGDKVSEGDLIALVEVAGEAAAEAPAAEATPAETPAPAEPAPAPEAPAAAEAPVAVSGPVVKEVTVPDIGESGEVDIIEVLVAVGDSVEAEQGLITLETDKATMEVPAPFAGVVKELKVNVGDKIGEGGLVALIETQDAAPVAAEPAPAPAAEAPKADPAPAPAKNSAPPVPHHPSAAAPKATGAIYASPAVRRLASEFGVDLTKVKGTGRKNRILKEDVQAYVKYELSRPKASAATSTGAGNGLQVIEGPKVDFAKFGEVEEVPLTRIQKISGPNLHRNWVTIPHVTQFDEADITEQEAFRKEQNQLAAKSDSGVKITPLVFILKAAARALETHPKFNSSLSADGESLVMKKYIHIGVAVDTPNGLVVPVVRDVNKKGIIELSQDLAELSTKARQGKLTATDMQGSCFTISSLGGIGGTQFTPIVNAPDVAILGVSRSEMKPKWDGQAFQPRLMLPLAMSYDHRVIDGADAARFITTLSQTLGDIRRLIL; encoded by the coding sequence ATGTCACAAATCAAAGAGATCCGTCTGCCCGACGTGGGCGGCGATGCGGTAGAGATCATCGAGCTGTGCGTGGCCGCTGGCGACGCCGTTGAAGCGGAAGGTTCGCTGATCACCGTGGAAACCGACAAGGCCACCATGGATGTGCCCAGCGAAGACGCGGGTACCGTGGTTGAGCTGAAAGTCCAGGTAGGTGACAAGGTCTCCGAAGGGGACCTGATCGCCCTGGTGGAGGTGGCCGGTGAAGCGGCCGCCGAGGCCCCGGCGGCCGAAGCGACCCCAGCGGAAACCCCGGCTCCTGCCGAGCCTGCCCCTGCCCCTGAAGCCCCTGCCGCCGCCGAGGCGCCGGTGGCCGTTTCCGGGCCTGTGGTGAAAGAGGTGACCGTGCCCGACATCGGTGAGTCCGGTGAAGTGGACATCATCGAGGTGCTGGTTGCCGTGGGTGACAGCGTCGAGGCGGAACAGGGCCTGATCACCCTGGAGACCGACAAGGCCACCATGGAGGTGCCTGCCCCCTTCGCCGGTGTGGTGAAGGAGCTGAAGGTCAACGTGGGCGACAAGATTGGCGAAGGCGGACTGGTGGCCCTGATTGAAACTCAGGATGCGGCCCCAGTGGCGGCTGAACCTGCTCCGGCGCCTGCTGCCGAAGCGCCTAAGGCGGACCCTGCGCCGGCTCCGGCCAAGAACTCCGCGCCACCTGTGCCTCATCACCCCTCTGCGGCGGCCCCCAAGGCCACCGGCGCCATCTACGCTTCTCCGGCGGTTCGCCGCCTGGCCAGCGAGTTTGGTGTGGACCTGACCAAGGTGAAGGGCACAGGCCGTAAGAACCGCATCCTCAAAGAGGACGTGCAGGCCTACGTCAAGTATGAGCTGTCCCGTCCCAAGGCCAGCGCCGCCACCAGCACAGGTGCCGGTAACGGTTTGCAGGTGATTGAAGGGCCTAAGGTGGACTTCGCCAAGTTCGGTGAAGTGGAAGAGGTGCCGCTGACCCGGATCCAGAAGATCTCCGGTCCCAACCTGCATCGCAACTGGGTGACCATCCCCCATGTGACCCAGTTTGACGAGGCGGACATCACCGAGCAGGAGGCGTTCCGTAAGGAGCAGAACCAGCTGGCGGCCAAGAGCGACAGCGGCGTGAAGATCACCCCTCTGGTGTTCATCCTCAAGGCGGCGGCCCGAGCCCTGGAGACCCACCCCAAGTTCAACAGCTCCCTGTCTGCAGACGGTGAGAGCCTGGTGATGAAGAAGTACATCCACATCGGTGTGGCGGTGGATACCCCCAACGGTCTTGTGGTGCCCGTGGTTCGTGATGTGAACAAGAAAGGGATCATCGAACTGTCTCAGGATCTGGCGGAGCTCTCCACCAAGGCCCGTCAAGGTAAGTTGACAGCTACCGACATGCAGGGAAGCTGCTTCACCATCTCCAGCCTGGGCGGCATTGGCGGTACTCAGTTTACCCCCATCGTCAACGCCCCGGACGTGGCCATCCTCGGCGTGTCCCGCTCCGAGATGAAGCCCAAGTGGGATGGCCAGGCGTTCCAGCCCCGGCTGATGCTGCCCCTGGCGATGTCCTATGACCACAGGGTGATCGACGGTGCCGACGCGGCCCGCTTCATCACCACCCTGAGTCAGACACTGGGTGACATCCGTCGATTGATTCTGTAA
- the aceE gene encoding pyruvate dehydrogenase (acetyl-transferring), homodimeric type, producing the protein MPEMMPHDVDPQETHEWLGALAAVLEQDGPERAHYLLEQMIDKARRSGAHLPYKPTTAYVNTIPVGSEPHMPGNQELEERIRAIVRWNALAMVLRASKKDLELGGHISSFASSATLYDVCFNHFFRAPNEKDGGDLVYFQGHIAPGIYSRSFLEGRLTESQLDNFRQEVDGKGLSSYPHPRLMPDYWQFPTVSMGLGPIAAIYQARYLKYLTDRGIKDCSEQKVYCFLGDGEVDEPEALGAIGLAAREELDNLIFIVNCNLQRLDGPVRGNGKIIQELEGEFRGAGWEVIKVIWGRYWDPLLAQDTSGKLLQLMEETVDGEYQNCKAKGGAYTREHFFGKYPETAEMVANMSDSDIWRLNRGGHDPVKVYAALKQATETKGRPTVILAKTVKGYGMGEAGEGKNIAHGVKKMDMDAIKHFRDRFNIPLSDDQLEDIPYYHPGEDSEEVKYLRERREALKGYMPARSSKFTEELITPPLKAFDAVLKGSNGREISTTMAFVRVLTALLKDKQIGKRIVPIIPDEARTFGMEGLFRQVGIYAHEGQKYTPQDKDQVAYYREDKKGQVLQEGINELGAMSSWLAAATSYSTNDAPTIPFYIYYSMFGFQRIGDMAWAAGDQRARGFMIGGTSGRTTLNGEGLQHQDGHSHIQANTIPSCITYDPTYGYEVAVIVHDGLERMYGDAQEDVFYYLTTLNENYEQPAMPEGVEEGIIKGIYKLDSIKGSGKGKVQLLGCGSILQQVRKAADALAKDYGIDVDVFSVTSFNELTRDGQDIERHNLLNPTAKPKQAYISTVLDESPVIAATDYMKSYADQVRAWVPGDYSVLGTDGFGRSDSRANLRHHFEVDSRWVVLAALKSLVDRGELPVEVLTQTIEQYGIDTAKPNPLWA; encoded by the coding sequence ATGCCGGAAATGATGCCACACGACGTGGATCCGCAAGAAACTCATGAATGGCTGGGCGCCCTTGCGGCGGTATTGGAGCAGGATGGTCCCGAGCGGGCTCATTACCTGCTGGAGCAGATGATCGACAAGGCCCGCCGCAGCGGTGCCCATCTGCCCTACAAACCCACCACCGCCTATGTGAATACCATCCCTGTTGGCTCCGAACCCCACATGCCTGGTAACCAGGAGCTGGAGGAGCGTATTCGTGCCATCGTTCGCTGGAACGCCCTGGCCATGGTACTGCGTGCGTCCAAGAAGGACCTGGAGCTTGGGGGCCACATCTCCAGCTTTGCCTCCAGTGCCACCCTGTATGACGTGTGCTTCAACCACTTCTTCCGTGCACCCAACGAGAAGGATGGTGGTGATCTGGTGTACTTCCAGGGTCACATCGCCCCCGGCATCTACTCCCGCTCTTTCCTGGAAGGCCGCCTGACCGAATCTCAGCTGGATAACTTCCGCCAGGAGGTGGACGGTAAGGGTCTCTCCTCCTACCCTCACCCCCGTCTGATGCCCGATTACTGGCAGTTCCCCACCGTATCCATGGGTCTGGGTCCCATTGCCGCCATCTACCAGGCGCGCTACCTCAAGTACCTGACCGACCGCGGCATCAAAGACTGTTCCGAACAGAAGGTCTACTGCTTCCTCGGTGACGGTGAAGTGGATGAGCCGGAAGCCCTGGGCGCCATCGGCCTGGCGGCCCGTGAAGAGCTGGACAACCTGATCTTCATCGTCAACTGCAACCTGCAACGTCTGGACGGCCCGGTACGGGGTAACGGTAAGATCATCCAGGAGCTGGAAGGTGAATTCCGCGGCGCTGGCTGGGAAGTGATCAAGGTGATCTGGGGTCGCTACTGGGATCCCCTGTTGGCCCAGGACACCTCCGGCAAGCTGCTGCAACTGATGGAAGAGACCGTCGACGGCGAATACCAGAACTGCAAAGCCAAGGGTGGCGCCTACACCCGTGAGCACTTCTTCGGTAAGTACCCGGAGACCGCCGAGATGGTGGCCAACATGTCCGACAGCGACATCTGGCGCCTGAACCGTGGTGGTCACGATCCGGTGAAGGTCTACGCCGCCCTGAAGCAGGCTACCGAAACCAAGGGTCGCCCCACGGTGATCCTGGCCAAGACCGTTAAAGGTTACGGCATGGGTGAAGCCGGTGAAGGTAAGAACATCGCCCACGGCGTGAAGAAGATGGACATGGATGCGATCAAGCACTTCCGTGACCGCTTCAACATCCCTCTGAGCGACGATCAGCTGGAAGACATCCCTTACTACCACCCGGGTGAAGATTCCGAAGAGGTGAAATACCTGCGCGAGCGCCGTGAAGCCCTGAAAGGCTACATGCCGGCCCGCAGCTCCAAGTTCACCGAGGAGCTGATCACCCCGCCGCTGAAGGCGTTTGACGCCGTGCTCAAGGGCTCCAACGGCCGCGAAATCTCCACCACCATGGCGTTCGTCCGCGTCCTGACCGCCCTGCTCAAAGACAAGCAGATCGGCAAGCGCATCGTGCCCATCATCCCGGATGAAGCCCGTACCTTTGGTATGGAAGGCCTGTTCCGTCAGGTGGGCATCTATGCCCATGAAGGCCAGAAGTACACCCCTCAGGACAAGGACCAGGTGGCCTACTACCGTGAGGACAAGAAGGGCCAGGTACTGCAGGAAGGGATCAACGAGCTGGGCGCCATGAGCTCCTGGCTGGCGGCGGCGACCAGTTACTCCACCAACGACGCCCCGACCATTCCGTTCTACATCTACTACTCCATGTTTGGCTTCCAGCGCATCGGTGACATGGCCTGGGCGGCCGGTGACCAGCGTGCCCGTGGATTCATGATTGGCGGTACTTCCGGACGCACCACCCTCAACGGCGAAGGTCTGCAGCACCAGGATGGCCACAGCCACATTCAGGCGAACACCATCCCAAGCTGCATCACCTATGACCCAACCTATGGCTACGAAGTGGCGGTCATCGTCCACGACGGCCTGGAGCGGATGTACGGCGATGCCCAGGAAGACGTGTTCTACTACCTGACCACCCTGAACGAGAACTATGAGCAACCTGCCATGCCAGAAGGCGTGGAAGAGGGGATCATCAAGGGTATCTACAAGCTGGACAGCATCAAGGGGTCCGGCAAAGGCAAGGTACAGCTGCTGGGTTGTGGTTCCATCCTGCAGCAAGTTCGCAAGGCCGCCGACGCCCTGGCCAAGGACTACGGCATCGATGTGGACGTATTCAGCGTCACCAGCTTCAACGAACTGACCCGTGACGGTCAGGACATTGAACGCCACAACCTGCTGAACCCCACTGCCAAACCTAAGCAGGCCTACATCAGCACTGTGCTGGATGAGTCCCCTGTTATCGCCGCGACCGACTACATGAAGTCCTACGCCGATCAGGTTCGTGCCTGGGTTCCCGGCGACTACAGCGTACTGGGCACCGACGGCTTCGGCCGCTCCGACAGCCGCGCCAACCTGCGTCACCACTTCGAAGTGGACTCTCGCTGGGTGGTTCTGGCCGCGCTCAAGTCCCTGGTGGACCGTGGCGAGCTGCCGGTTGAGGTGCTGACCCAGACCATTGAGCAGTACGGCATCGATACCGCCAAACCGAATCCGCTGTGGGCTTGA
- the pdhR gene encoding pyruvate dehydrogenase complex transcriptional repressor PdhR, whose translation MAYQKISQPKLSDVIVNQLEKMILEGSLKPGQKLPPERELAQQFEVSRPSLREAIQKLEVKGLLNRRQGGGTYVQDQLWKSLADPLIELLADNPETQYDLLEFRHATEGMMAYYAALRGTDSDHAILKQRIERLHEVQGQLELEAKAIVDFYRAVAEASHNVAMLHVVLSLSPLLERNVTENLGLLYRREGSAHYANLHREALLKAILNREPEVARRASNEHLAYIEEVTIEVRQEDSRQQRSLRRLRNDY comes from the coding sequence ATGGCCTACCAAAAAATCAGTCAGCCAAAGCTGTCCGACGTCATCGTTAACCAACTGGAGAAGATGATCCTCGAAGGCAGCCTGAAACCGGGGCAGAAACTGCCGCCGGAGCGGGAGCTGGCACAACAGTTTGAAGTATCCCGACCCTCTCTGAGGGAGGCGATTCAGAAGCTGGAGGTGAAAGGCCTGTTGAATCGGCGCCAGGGTGGCGGCACCTACGTGCAGGATCAGCTGTGGAAAAGCTTGGCCGATCCCCTCATCGAATTGCTGGCGGACAACCCGGAGACTCAGTACGACCTCCTGGAGTTCCGTCACGCAACCGAGGGAATGATGGCCTATTATGCAGCATTGCGTGGTACCGATTCGGATCACGCCATTCTTAAGCAGCGAATTGAACGACTCCATGAGGTCCAGGGTCAGCTTGAGCTTGAAGCCAAGGCGATCGTGGACTTCTACCGTGCGGTGGCCGAAGCCTCACACAACGTTGCCATGTTGCACGTGGTGTTGAGTCTGTCGCCTCTGCTCGAGCGTAATGTGACGGAAAACCTCGGTCTTCTGTACCGCCGGGAGGGCTCCGCCCATTACGCCAACCTGCACCGGGAAGCTCTGTTAAAAGCGATCTTGAATCGCGAGCCCGAAGTGGCGCGCAGGGCATCTAATGAACACCTGGCCTACATCGAGGAAGTGACCATCGAGGTGCGCCAGGAAGACAGTCGTCAGCAGCGCAGCCTGCGCCGCCTGCGGAACGACTACTAG
- the ampE gene encoding beta-lactamase regulator AmpE, translated as MALFSLLVVLLLERLKLIGPSLQFNAVFDAYRSRLFNDSELRSGWKMLFSLALAPALVALLAYEFEGVHYGVWHLALWLLVGVVLFSHMELRAAFKEYLEAACRADLQASFHIADKVDPVPLEAVTERELGQRMGQVAAWLNYRYYAAVALYFVLLGPAVATFYCVVRGYHDHFERHQLNRPLVSGLMTLLDWVPVRLVAFGFALSGHFSRALSVWLSLAFKPTVSARTLIYRVALVAEEIPVETAAPVCVQSTLNLLKLAKRNVTLLLILVSLLTIFGVLS; from the coding sequence ATGGCTCTGTTTTCACTACTGGTGGTACTGCTGCTGGAGCGGCTGAAGTTGATCGGCCCTTCACTGCAGTTTAATGCGGTGTTTGATGCCTATCGCAGCAGGTTATTTAACGACAGTGAGTTGCGCAGCGGCTGGAAGATGCTGTTCTCCCTGGCTCTGGCGCCTGCCCTGGTGGCGTTGCTCGCCTATGAGTTCGAAGGGGTGCACTATGGCGTCTGGCATCTGGCCCTGTGGCTGTTGGTGGGGGTGGTGTTGTTCAGTCACATGGAGCTGAGGGCGGCGTTCAAGGAGTACCTCGAAGCCGCCTGCCGGGCCGATCTTCAGGCCAGTTTCCACATTGCCGACAAGGTGGACCCTGTGCCCCTGGAGGCGGTGACCGAGCGCGAGCTGGGACAGCGTATGGGGCAGGTGGCCGCCTGGCTGAACTACCGCTACTATGCGGCGGTGGCCCTCTACTTTGTGTTGTTGGGCCCAGCGGTGGCGACCTTCTATTGTGTGGTGCGTGGCTACCACGACCACTTCGAACGGCATCAGCTCAATCGTCCCCTGGTCTCCGGATTGATGACCCTGCTGGACTGGGTACCGGTGCGTCTGGTGGCGTTCGGCTTTGCCCTTTCCGGCCATTTCAGCCGCGCCCTGTCGGTGTGGCTGTCACTGGCATTCAAGCCCACGGTGTCGGCCCGCACCCTGATCTACCGGGTTGCCCTGGTGGCGGAGGAGATTCCGGTGGAGACCGCGGCGCCGGTTTGCGTCCAGTCCACCCTCAACCTGCTGAAGCTGGCCAAGCGCAATGTCACCCTGCTGCTGATCCTGGTCTCCCTGCTGACCATCTTCGGCGTGCTCAGTTAG
- the ampD gene encoding 1,6-anhydro-N-acetylmuramyl-L-alanine amidase AmpD, giving the protein MDKGNHYTLDPQGRWLRGATHRFSPFQDARPEGLPISALVIHNISLLPDQFGSDYVDQLFLGCVQVDHPVLADVRGLRVSAHLFIRRSGQVIQYVPFDRRAWHAGVSELAGQSRCNDFSIGIEMEGSDHRPFTMAQYHSLIGVTSALLASYPDITLDRIVGHSDIAPGRKTDPGPHFDWNRYRLGLDKAS; this is encoded by the coding sequence ATGGACAAGGGCAACCACTATACTCTGGATCCTCAGGGGCGCTGGCTCAGGGGCGCGACCCACAGATTCAGTCCCTTCCAGGATGCCCGCCCGGAGGGACTTCCCATCAGCGCCCTGGTGATCCACAACATCAGCCTGTTGCCGGATCAGTTTGGCAGCGACTACGTCGACCAGCTGTTCCTTGGCTGCGTCCAGGTGGATCACCCGGTATTGGCGGACGTCCGGGGGCTGAGGGTGTCAGCCCATCTCTTTATACGGCGAAGCGGCCAGGTGATTCAGTATGTCCCCTTCGATCGCCGTGCCTGGCATGCGGGAGTCAGTGAACTGGCTGGGCAGAGCCGCTGCAATGACTTCAGCATAGGAATTGAGATGGAGGGCAGTGATCATCGCCCCTTCACCATGGCACAATACCATAGTCTCATCGGGGTAACTTCTGCTTTATTAGCGTCTTACCCCGATATCACCCTGGACAGAATTGTGGGTCACAGTGATATCGCCCCGGGAAGGAAGACCGACCCCGGCCCCCATTTTGACTGGAACCGTTACAGGCTCGGATTAGACAAGGCAAGCTAA
- a CDS encoding TIGR02281 family clan AA aspartic protease, translating to MKRTRPHSPLGKPMLFLAWLSMLGLLYLYFDDKLARQHNPNLDPVIQGEELVLKQNRRGHYVVAGDLNGQPVTLMLDTGATTISVPAHLGPALGLKPGFPYPVSTANGTITVHRTTIETLTIGPLTLYNLDASLNPGQEDDTILLGMNALRHLELVQRGQTLTIRK from the coding sequence ATGAAGAGAACACGTCCGCACTCTCCCCTGGGAAAGCCCATGCTCTTTCTGGCCTGGCTATCCATGCTGGGTCTGCTCTACCTCTATTTCGACGACAAGCTGGCACGCCAGCACAACCCCAACCTGGACCCTGTGATTCAGGGAGAGGAGCTGGTGCTGAAGCAGAATCGTCGCGGCCATTACGTGGTGGCCGGGGACCTCAATGGCCAACCGGTCACCCTGATGCTGGACACCGGGGCCACCACCATCTCGGTGCCCGCCCACCTCGGCCCGGCACTGGGGCTGAAGCCCGGCTTCCCCTATCCGGTCAGTACCGCCAACGGCACCATCACGGTGCACCGCACCACCATAGAGACACTCACAATCGGGCCGCTGACCCTGTATAATCTGGACGCCAGTCTCAACCCCGGCCAGGAGGACGACACCATACTGCTGGGGATGAACGCCCTGAGGCACCTGGAGCTGGTGCAACGGGGACAAACACTTACTATCAGGAAGTAA
- the nadC gene encoding carboxylating nicotinate-nucleotide diphosphorylase: MLENDIRLTVAAALTEDLGGLHADEGDITAQLIPAERNAEATIISREEAVFCGKAWVEQVFNQLGGEVALHWHVDDGDLVLPNQVLCELSGPARKLLTGERVALNFVQTLSGVATLVNQYVMKLEGTGTQLLDTRKTLPGLRTAQKYAVTCGGGKNHRIGLFDAFLIKENHIAACGGIGAAIAAARALHADKPVEVEVENLNELQQAIDHGADIVMLDNFDLTMQMQAVELNQGRAKLEVSGNVTIDSIAEFAHTGIDYISVGALTKHVKAVDLSMRFR; the protein is encoded by the coding sequence ATGCTGGAAAACGACATCCGCCTCACCGTGGCCGCCGCCCTCACCGAAGACCTGGGTGGACTCCATGCCGACGAGGGGGACATCACCGCCCAACTGATCCCTGCCGAGCGCAACGCCGAGGCCACCATCATCAGCCGCGAAGAGGCGGTGTTTTGTGGTAAAGCCTGGGTGGAGCAGGTGTTCAACCAACTGGGGGGCGAAGTGGCCCTTCACTGGCACGTGGATGATGGCGATCTGGTGCTGCCCAATCAGGTCCTGTGCGAGCTCTCCGGCCCCGCCCGCAAGCTGCTGACCGGCGAACGGGTGGCACTGAACTTTGTCCAGACCCTGTCCGGCGTGGCCACCCTGGTCAACCAGTATGTGATGAAGCTGGAGGGCACCGGCACCCAGTTGCTGGATACCCGCAAGACCCTGCCGGGGCTGCGCACTGCCCAGAAATACGCCGTCACCTGCGGCGGCGGTAAGAACCACCGCATCGGTCTGTTCGACGCCTTCCTGATCAAGGAGAACCACATCGCCGCCTGTGGTGGCATCGGTGCCGCCATCGCCGCGGCCCGCGCCCTGCACGCCGACAAGCCGGTGGAAGTGGAAGTGGAAAACCTGAATGAACTGCAGCAGGCCATTGACCATGGCGCCGACATCGTGATGCTGGACAACTTTGACCTGACCATGCAGATGCAGGCGGTGGAGCTGAACCAGGGGCGCGCCAAGCTTGAGGTAAGCGGCAACGTCACCATAGACAGCATCGCCGAGTTTGCCCACACCGGCATCGACTACATCTCGGTGGGCGCCCTGACCAAACACGTCAAGGCCGTTGACCTCTCCATGCGCTTCCGCTAA
- a CDS encoding prepilin-type N-terminal cleavage/methylation domain-containing protein yields MRNRARQTGFTLIELMIVVAIVGILAAIALPAYQTYTQRAKFSEVISATGSIKTQIEVCVQTKGTTGDAAAVHTACNGSVSTAGADSGAYVNSVTFTTAGITATGTSDVDSKTYILVPTASSGTITWNQTTGSCVAAGLC; encoded by the coding sequence ATGCGTAACCGTGCCCGCCAGACAGGCTTTACCCTGATTGAACTGATGATCGTCGTGGCCATCGTCGGCATCCTCGCCGCCATCGCCCTGCCCGCCTACCAAACCTACACCCAACGCGCCAAGTTCAGTGAAGTGATCTCTGCCACCGGCTCCATCAAGACCCAGATAGAGGTGTGTGTGCAGACCAAGGGCACCACTGGCGACGCCGCAGCGGTACACACCGCCTGTAACGGCTCGGTCAGCACCGCAGGCGCCGACTCAGGCGCCTACGTGAACAGCGTGACCTTTACCACAGCGGGCATTACTGCCACCGGCACTTCAGACGTCGACAGCAAAACCTATATCCTGGTGCCCACCGCCAGCAGCGGCACCATCACCTGGAATCAGACCACGGGCAGCTGCGTCGCCGCCGGTCTCTGTTAA